A region of the Ornithinimicrobium ciconiae genome:
AGCGGGAGATCGCCCCCGTCACCCTGGCCGATGGCACCGTCGTGAGCACTGACGACGGGCCGCGCGCCGGCGTGACGTTGGAGAAGGTGTCCCAGCTGCAGCCGGTCTTCCGCGAGGAGGGCACCGTCACCGCCGGCAACTGCTGCGCCCTCAACGACGGGGCCGCGGCCCTGGTCATCATGAGCGACACCCGGGCCAAGGAGCTGGGCCTGACCCCGCTGGCGCGCGTCGTGTCCACCGGTGTCTCTGCGCTGTCCCCCGAGATCATGGGCCTGGGTCCGGTGGAGGCCTCCCGCCAGGCCCTGGCCCGCGCTGGCATGTCGATCGGCGACATGGACCTCTATGAGATCAACGAGGCCTTCGCCGCGCAGGTCCTGCCCAGCGCCGACGACCTGGGCATGGACCTCGACAAGCTCAACGTCCACGGCGGTGCGATCGCCCTGGGCCACCCGTTCGGCTCCACCGGCGCCCGCATCAGCACCACGCTGATCAACGCCCTGCAGACCCACGACAAGCAGTTCGGCCTGGAGACGATGTGCGTCGGTGGCGGCCAGGGCATGGCCGTCATCCTCGAGCGCCTGAGCTGATCCTCCGCTGACCCGCAGAGCGCCGGCACCCTTCGGGGTGCCGGCGCTCTGTCATGGCGGGGTGTGCTGAGGACTCAGAGATCGCGGCGCAGGGCGGTGAGCGTGGCCGCGAGCGGCACCGGGTCCAGCCCCGCCTGCCCGTGGTCATAGACCATGACACGCAACTGATCCATCAGGACCGCGGGACCCAGGTCGGGGACGGGAGTGAGCGGCATACCCACCTCGCAGGCCACCTCGTCGGCGAGGCCCTGCGCGACCTCGCGCACGCGGGGGGACACAGAAAGCGCGTGGCCCAACGGCAGCTGCTGCCACCGCCGGACCACGCGCCGTAACTCTGTCTCGATCTGCTCACGCGCCGCGTGCCGATCGAGGGCGCTCACGTGCGTCAGTTGTTCTGCAGGATCGCGAACAGACGCAGGAACTCGATGTAGAGCCACACCAGGCTGGCGATCAGGCCGTGGCCCATCAGCCAGGAGTACTTCTCCGGCGCCCCGGCCTTGATGCCGCGGTCGATGGAGTCGAAGTCGACGGCCAGCGAGTAGGACGCCAGGCCGACACCCAGCAGGGAGATGATGATGCCCAGCGGTCCGCTGTAGATGCCCCAGCCGTCGCCGAAGCCCATGAAGCTGGCGCCCAGGTTGACCAGGAGGAAGACCAGGTAGCCCATAGCCATCATGCCGAAGATGCGGCGGGACTTGCTGGTGACCTTGATGAAGCCAACCTTCCAGGCGATGAACATGCCTGCGGCGGTAGCCATCGTGGCGACGACGGCGGTGGTGACCACCCCGTCATACACCGCGTTGAAGGTCACGCTGACCGCACCCAGGAAGAGACCTTGCAGGACGGCGTGGGCCATGATCAGCGGGATGCTGACGGTCTTCTTGAAGGCGATCGCAAAGCTGAGGCCCAGTGAGCCAAACATCCCGAGCAGCCAGATCGGCATGCCCAGGTCGGGGCGGGCGCCGACGAAGTTCCAGGCCAGGGCCGCCATGACGACGACGACGCCGAAGATCATGCCGGACTTCATCACCACGTCATCGAGCGTGACGCGGCCGGTCTGGGCAGGCCCGGCCGGTGCCTGGCGATACATCTGCTCCAGCTGCTCGGGGCTCATGGACTCCGAGGCGCCGGGGTAGCCCATCGGCATCTGGGGCTGTCCCTGGGGCGGCGCACCATAGCCCTGCTGGGGAGCCCCCTGCGGCGCGCCATAGCCCTGCTGCGGAGCCTGGTTGAAGCCCGCGTACTGCTGGGCTTCCTTATCGATACGGTTAAAGACAGGGTTGGTTGCCATCGCTGTGGCCCTCCTCGTTAGCGGCACGTGTGTGTCGTCACGTCACAGGATAGAGCGAACGAGCGGTGCGAGTTGTTCCCGCCCCGCTCCACTGAATTCTTTTCTGTTCCCGCAACATCCCCTATAACATAGAAACTCTCCCAACCCTGACAGCACTCGATGAGGAGTCTCAGATGTCGAGCCGATCCCTCGTGCGCCTCGCGGGGCTCACCACCGTGGCCGCCCTGGTCGCGGCGGGCGCCGCTGCGCCCGGGACCGCGCCCTCCCGGATGCCGTATGCCGGTGACTCACCTACTCCTCACGTCACCGCGATGACCTCGGGCGCTGCGGCGCTCGTGACGGCCAGCACGGAGACCGCGCCGCACTCCCCCGCTGCCCCCCGGGGATACCCGCGCCAGAATCTGCTCGTCGAGCCGCCGGTCGACACCTCCGACGCGGCGATCAAGCTCGGCCTGACGCCCTATCACGCGATCGCCCCGAAGCTCAACGAGCTGCAGGGCACTTCTCAGCGGGTCAGCGCCGAGGTGATCGGTCAGACCGTGACCGGCCGCGAGGTCTATCTCGTCACGCTCACCGCACCGGAGTCACGAGGCCAGGCCAAGGCCCAGGAGGTGATGCGCGACCGCATCCTCACCCAGCCTGTCCAGGCGGCCCGCGACAGGGGCCTGGCGCGGCACTACAAGACCCCGATCTTCATCAACAACAACATCCACGGCAACGAGTGGGAGGGCACCGACGCGGCCCTGCGTCTCATCGAGGACTACGCCACCAGCGACGACCCCGAGGTTCTGCAGACCCTGGAGAGCAGCCGGATCTATCTCGTGGTCACCATGAACCCGGACGGACGCCACAGCAACACCCGCGCCAATGCGTCGGGGTTCGACATGAACCGTGACTTCATCACGGCCACTCAGCCAGAGGTTGTCGCGGTGCGCGATGCGCTCATCCGCACCCAGCCACTGGTGATGCTGGACCTGCACGGCTATGTCAACGGCACGCTCATCGAGCCGACCACTCCCCCGCACGGTGAGAACTACGAGTACGACCTGTTCATCAAGCACGCCTACCCCAACGGGCTCGGTATGGAGCAGGCCATCCTCGACCTGGGCCTGACCGCAGACGATGATGGCGTCAACCCACCGCAGATCCCGTTCCGGGACTGGGACGAGGGCTGGGACGACTGGCCGCCGATCTTCACACCGCAGTACGCCGCCTTCCACGGGGCCGTCTCACACACCGTCGAGATCCCGCTGCGCGTCAACAACTCGGCCTACACCCTGCCGGAGGCGGAGCTGCAGCGTCGTTCGGCGATCAACACCGACATCGCGCACGCGGCCATGACCTCCTCGATCGACTATCTGCAGGAGCACCGGGGCGAGCTGCTCGCCGACCAGATCGAAATCTTCCGCCGCGGCGTGACCGGTGCCGACCCTGTCGAAGTGTCCGAGGAGCTCTTTCCTGAGATCGGGCCCGAGGACGTCTATCTCACCGACTACCCGCGCGCCTACGTCATCCCCGTTCGCGACCACCAGCGCTCCGCGCCCGCCGCGGCCCGGCTCGTCAACCACCTGATCGCCAACGGCATCGAGGTCCGCACCGCCCGCCAGCCCGTCACGGTCGAGGGCACCACCTACCCGGCCGGCAGCTATGTCGTGGACCTGCACCAGAGCAGGCGTGGTCTGGCCAACGCACTGCTGGGCCCGGGCACCGACATCAGCGACCGGGTCGACTCGATGTATGACATCTCCGGCTGGAGCCTGGGACTGCTGTGGGGCGCGGACGTCGCTGCCCTCCCCCAGGACGGCCGTATGCCGACAACCGGCCGGGTGATCGGCGCCGCCACCCCGACCGGCCAGGTCGACGGCGAGGGTGACCTACTGCTGCGACTCGACGACCCTGCCGACCTCTCGGCCCTCAACCACCTGGCCCGCTCCGGGGTAGCCGTGGAGTGGCTCGACGACGGCACCGTCCTGGTGCCGGCCGAGGCCGCCGACCAGGCCGACCTGACCGCCAACGCCTTCGGCGTGGTCTTCACCTCCGCCCCCGTCGGGGCAGCCGGGACACCGGTCGGTGACGAGTTCGTGGTCGCGGCCGCCGCGCCCCAGACCGAGCAGTGGGCCCTGGAGGAGATGGGCTTCCAGGTGCGACCGATCAGTGCCACCGTTCTCAACGACGGATTCAGTTATGCCGACATCGACGCGGTCTATGTCTCCTCCGGCTTGTCGTGGAACGCGCTGAACGAGACGGCCCGGGACGACCTCACTTCTTTCTTGGCCAACGGCGGTGGCTATGTCGGCAAGGGACTCAACGGCACTCGGTTGAACGACTCCCTGGACCTGCTGGACCTCACCTTTGAGCAGGGTCGCGGCGATGGCAATGGTGTGGTTGCCGTCGATAGTGCCGACACGGGGATCGGTGCCAACGCCCCCGCGCACTCCTTCGTCTACTCGCCCGGGTGGTTCACCGAGCTCGGCCCAGAGGTGCAGGTTGACCAGCGCTACTCCACGGACGAGTTGCTCGTGAGCGGCCACTGGGCCGGTTCGGCCGACGAGGGCGGCCAGGACGCCGCAGCCGGTCAGGCGCTGGTCGTCAGCGGCGTCGACCACGACGGCGCGGCCGTGCTGTTCGGCAGCGAGCCGCTCTTCCGGGCCCACCCGAAGGGGCAGTACCCCCTCGTCGGTCGCGCCCTCTTCTGGTCCGCGCTGCAGGGCTGAACGTGGCTCGGTCACCGCAACCGGGCAGCGACCTCACGGTCCCTCCGGGTCCTGGACTCCGAGCCGGCATGGTCATCCCCGCTGGTGAGTTGCTGGAGCGCTTCTCGCGGTCCTCGGGTCCGGGCGGACAGGGCGTCAACACCACCGACAGCAGGGTGGAGCTGATCTATCGTCCGGCGTCCTCGATCGCTGTCGCCGAGCTGGCCGAGAGCACCCGCGACCGGATGCTGCGCAACCTTGTGCCGCACCTGACCGTCGACCAGCTCGTGGTCGTGGCGTCCGAGCACCGAGCCCAGCGGCAGAACCGCATCGCGGCACGCGAACGGCTGGTCGCCCTGCTGCGTTCGGCGGCCGCGCCACCGCCACCGCCGCGGCGGGCGACCAAACCCACGCGGGGCAGTCAGCGACGTCGGCTGGAGGGCAAGCGGCAACGCTCCCAGATCAAGGCTGGCCGGGGCCGCGTCACCGGAGACGGTGGCTGAGGTCCCGACGATCGACCCGGTGACCACGTCGGCGAACCCCGCAGGCAGGATGACCGCGAGCACAACCGAGACGAGGATGCCGTGAGACACACGCCGCACTACCTGATAACCGCGCCCGAGGAGGTCAAGCGCCTCATCCGGGGCAACCCGTGGGCCACCATCGTCTCGCCCACGAGCAACGGCATGGTCGCCTCGCACTACCCCGTGCTGCTCGAGGAGGATGCGGATGGCATCAGCATCGTCAGCCACTTCGGTCGGCCCGACGAGCAGCTGCACGAGCTGGGCCAGCACGAGGTGCTGGTGATCATCCAGGGGCCGCACGACTATGTCTCGGCCAGCCTCTACGAGCCCGGCGACCTCGTTGCCACCTGGAACCACGTGACCGCCCACCTCTACGGCGTCCCGGAGATCCTGTCCGAGGAGGAGAACTATGCCGTCCTGTCCCGGCTGACCGACCACTTCGAGGCGCATCGAGAGGGTGGCCGCAGCCTGTCCGAGGACGAGGCAGGCTCCCGCCGGGCGGCCAAGGGGACCGTCGGCCTCCGCCTGCACGTGACCCGCTTCGACGCCCGCTCGAAGTTGAGCCAGAACAAGCCGACCGAGGTGCAGGCACGGATCGTCGCCGACTTCGACACCAGCAACCCCCCACTCGCCGAGGAGATGCGGCGCACCAGACCGTGAGAACCCATCACGTGCGTCATACAGCAGGTTGTTCAACTTCAGGCCGACTGCAGTCGGCTCCAAGACGCGCAAGCTGCTCCAAGACGCGGCAACCATCCTGTGAAGTCTGTGCCCGGCGAGATGAACGGTGTGCCCAACGGGATAGGCCGTGTGCCCCCGGCGGGATTCGAACCCGCACTGGACCCATTTTAAGTGGGCTGCCTCTGCCGGTTGGGCTACGAGGGCCAGCGGCAAGCCTACCCAGCGTCGGGACCGGGCAGTTCATCCACGCTGCGACCTACGAAACCGCTATCAGAATACGGTTCCGACCTACGAAACCGTTACCAGAATGCGGTTCCGACCTACGAAACCGTGATCATAATGCGCGGGTCGTACGAGCCCCTGCAGGCACTGGGGGGTCGCTATCATGGTGGCCTGGAGGGGAGATCTTGTGGCTGTGACCGGTTGGCGACGGACGTCCGCGCTCGTGACCGCCCTGGCGCTCGCGCTGGCTGCGTGCTCACCGGGCGAGAGCGACACTCCCCAAGCGGAGCAGGACAGCCCCCCACCCGCCCCGGCGGTCACCATGCCGCTGGAGACCGGAGCCTCCGAGTCCGAACCGACCTCAGGACCAACCGTTCCCGGCCAGTGGGACCCGAAGTCCTGGGAGCCGACGGTCCACGTCAGTCAGGTCAGGCTCTCAGCAGCAGATCGTGAGCAGTGGCGCACCGAGTACCTCGCCGGCATGGCCAGAGATCTCGACGGATCGGCTCCCAACGTAGCGCTGGAGCGCTGGGTCCACCCGCGCGCCGAGTGGGACAGCGTCATGTCCGGGTGCATGACCGACTCCGGGTTCTCGCTCGAGGTTGAGGACGGCAGCATCTCCTACCCAGCAGGTCCGCCGCCGGCCGACCAGTTGTCCGCGTGGGATCTGGCCTGGTACGAGTGCAATGCGAGGTTCACTCCGGACCCCGACTACAGCCAGGACTGGACGCAGGAGCAGATCGGCCTGGTCTATGACTACTGGGACCAGTACTTCATCCCATGTATGGAGGCCCACGGCGTGCCCGTGAACAGGGCAAACCAACCGAGCCGAGAGACATATATCTCGACATTCTTCACTCCGCAGCGCACCTGGTGGCCCAGCCAGTACCTCGA
Encoded here:
- a CDS encoding Bax inhibitor-1/YccA family protein, whose amino-acid sequence is MATNPVFNRIDKEAQQYAGFNQAPQQGYGAPQGAPQQGYGAPPQGQPQMPMGYPGASESMSPEQLEQMYRQAPAGPAQTGRVTLDDVVMKSGMIFGVVVVMAALAWNFVGARPDLGMPIWLLGMFGSLGLSFAIAFKKTVSIPLIMAHAVLQGLFLGAVSVTFNAVYDGVVTTAVVATMATAAGMFIAWKVGFIKVTSKSRRIFGMMAMGYLVFLLVNLGASFMGFGDGWGIYSGPLGIIISLLGVGLASYSLAVDFDSIDRGIKAGAPEKYSWLMGHGLIASLVWLYIEFLRLFAILQNN
- a CDS encoding FMN-binding negative transcriptional regulator gives rise to the protein MRHTPHYLITAPEEVKRLIRGNPWATIVSPTSNGMVASHYPVLLEEDADGISIVSHFGRPDEQLHELGQHEVLVIIQGPHDYVSASLYEPGDLVATWNHVTAHLYGVPEILSEEENYAVLSRLTDHFEAHREGGRSLSEDEAGSRRAAKGTVGLRLHVTRFDARSKLSQNKPTEVQARIVADFDTSNPPLAEEMRRTRP
- a CDS encoding M14 family zinc carboxypeptidase, with amino-acid sequence MSSRSLVRLAGLTTVAALVAAGAAAPGTAPSRMPYAGDSPTPHVTAMTSGAAALVTASTETAPHSPAAPRGYPRQNLLVEPPVDTSDAAIKLGLTPYHAIAPKLNELQGTSQRVSAEVIGQTVTGREVYLVTLTAPESRGQAKAQEVMRDRILTQPVQAARDRGLARHYKTPIFINNNIHGNEWEGTDAALRLIEDYATSDDPEVLQTLESSRIYLVVTMNPDGRHSNTRANASGFDMNRDFITATQPEVVAVRDALIRTQPLVMLDLHGYVNGTLIEPTTPPHGENYEYDLFIKHAYPNGLGMEQAILDLGLTADDDGVNPPQIPFRDWDEGWDDWPPIFTPQYAAFHGAVSHTVEIPLRVNNSAYTLPEAELQRRSAINTDIAHAAMTSSIDYLQEHRGELLADQIEIFRRGVTGADPVEVSEELFPEIGPEDVYLTDYPRAYVIPVRDHQRSAPAAARLVNHLIANGIEVRTARQPVTVEGTTYPAGSYVVDLHQSRRGLANALLGPGTDISDRVDSMYDISGWSLGLLWGADVAALPQDGRMPTTGRVIGAATPTGQVDGEGDLLLRLDDPADLSALNHLARSGVAVEWLDDGTVLVPAEAADQADLTANAFGVVFTSAPVGAAGTPVGDEFVVAAAAPQTEQWALEEMGFQVRPISATVLNDGFSYADIDAVYVSSGLSWNALNETARDDLTSFLANGGGYVGKGLNGTRLNDSLDLLDLTFEQGRGDGNGVVAVDSADTGIGANAPAHSFVYSPGWFTELGPEVQVDQRYSTDELLVSGHWAGSADEGGQDAAAGQALVVSGVDHDGAAVLFGSEPLFRAHPKGQYPLVGRALFWSALQG
- the arfB gene encoding alternative ribosome rescue aminoacyl-tRNA hydrolase ArfB, which translates into the protein MVIPAGELLERFSRSSGPGGQGVNTTDSRVELIYRPASSIAVAELAESTRDRMLRNLVPHLTVDQLVVVASEHRAQRQNRIAARERLVALLRSAAAPPPPPRRATKPTRGSQRRRLEGKRQRSQIKAGRGRVTGDGG